Proteins from one Bacteroides mediterraneensis genomic window:
- the mobA gene encoding conjugal transfer protein MobA — translation MEKKQARRTGKRTKTDPADYKYSFRLNAQEKGKFEKLFLESGARDRTIFIKKSIFSEQLKVIKVDKVSMDYYIRLGEFYRQFQAIGNNYNQVVRAVQKNFGDKRAMSLLYKLEKATLELILLNKQIMALTKEYEQKWLQR, via the coding sequence ATGGAGAAAAAACAGGCAAGAAGGACAGGCAAAAGAACGAAGACTGATCCGGCGGACTACAAGTACAGTTTCCGCTTGAACGCACAGGAGAAAGGGAAATTCGAGAAACTGTTTCTGGAATCCGGAGCAAGGGACAGGACAATCTTTATCAAGAAATCAATCTTTTCAGAACAACTGAAGGTAATCAAGGTGGACAAGGTTTCCATGGACTATTACATCCGGCTCGGGGAATTTTACAGACAATTCCAGGCAATAGGCAACAATTACAATCAGGTCGTAAGGGCCGTACAGAAAAACTTCGGGGACAAAAGGGCGATGTCCCTGCTTTACAAACTTGAAAAGGCTACCCTGGAACTGATACTGCTCAACAAGCAGATTATGGCATTAACCAAAGAATATGAACAGAAATGGTTGCAAAGATAA